In Aliamphritea ceti, a single window of DNA contains:
- a CDS encoding ABC transporter substrate-binding protein — translation MNATVTQESQASQASQASQATDEQIYKVFILHSYELDHVCGQPQSAGVIEALNNSGFSGQKLSIEAYAMDTKRTNTTAESITEQAKIALEAINEFQPDVLVTLDDNAFYSVVNSLDNPKFPVVFSGLNNLPEADGQTHWLNNRKQPGGNVTGVYEKIHFVTAVQVQRNINTNLRKMLILSDNSPTGKALIKQIREELKQNPLDIEFEYKITDSWEEYQQFITAANASDINSLYPVALRLIDKQGKTYTGNEILQWTAKHSRKPAIPLNFSFVQLGLFGGAGVDFHAMGYQAGLKAAAILQGESAGNIPIDDAKRYALVFNLPRARNLGIEIPQDILLAADIVYTE, via the coding sequence ATGAATGCAACAGTAACTCAGGAAAGTCAGGCAAGTCAGGCAAGTCAGGCAAGTCAGGCAACTGATGAACAGATATATAAAGTATTTATTCTGCACAGCTATGAACTTGATCATGTTTGCGGTCAGCCGCAAAGCGCCGGCGTCATCGAAGCGTTAAACAATTCTGGTTTCAGCGGTCAAAAACTCAGTATCGAAGCTTATGCTATGGATACTAAACGCACCAACACCACCGCAGAAAGCATTACAGAGCAGGCAAAGATTGCACTCGAAGCAATTAATGAATTTCAACCTGACGTGTTAGTTACCCTTGATGATAATGCCTTCTATTCTGTGGTGAATTCACTTGATAACCCTAAATTTCCAGTTGTATTTTCCGGTCTGAATAACCTACCTGAAGCTGATGGGCAGACGCATTGGTTAAATAATCGCAAGCAGCCTGGCGGAAACGTCACTGGCGTATACGAAAAAATCCACTTTGTGACCGCTGTCCAGGTGCAACGCAACATTAATACCAACCTGCGTAAAATGCTGATTCTTTCCGACAACTCCCCCACCGGTAAGGCACTGATAAAACAAATACGTGAAGAACTGAAGCAAAACCCACTGGATATCGAGTTCGAATATAAAATCACCGATAGCTGGGAAGAGTATCAGCAGTTTATTACTGCTGCTAACGCCTCAGATATCAACTCCCTATACCCTGTTGCCCTGCGGCTAATCGACAAGCAAGGCAAAACATATACGGGGAATGAAATTTTGCAATGGACCGCAAAACACAGTCGTAAACCGGCCATACCACTTAACTTTTCCTTTGTTCAGTTAGGCTTGTTTGGCGGTGCCGGTGTTGACTTTCATGCGATGGGATACCAGGCCGGATTAAAAGCTGCTGCCATCTTACAAGGCGAAAGTGCCGGTAACATCCCTATTGACGACGCCAAGCGCTACGCGCTGGTTTTTAATCTGCCCCGCGCCAGAAACCTCGGTATAGAGATCCCGCAGGATATCTTACTGGCGGCAGATATTGTCTACACAGAATAA
- a CDS encoding bifunctional diguanylate cyclase/phosphodiesterase — MGYRSKQYSLKKIILLTIAGLSTCSTLLTALLLHYNYDGKLLQEFQSKISTESHNVSLGLSNKLNQVTHQLKEISLDNSIRVTLMLEVDTQLEERLEAYQGYPENTEFFLWNNKSKSIAAATDPELIPFAQALINGEVGEGQANRGEAGKFLIGYIQPIKRKGEMLGKGVAIYTFSDESINTQQFMAAPGTAVLISGKEDDFFLNSGEPAVLALQENSAPVRSYDAYHNTPTEQLTHVQLNRQEGILLRLPSFSNLYYFAPKQELQQAQMESTFISVATGLFFICLSIIFAFWLTRRIVLPLQTISDMAKSLSEGKADTLIPHSSLTELHQFTRSLVEIMSNLKQAENKLRINEQRFRQLFESTDGIAVQGYDSERKVIFWNSASEELYGYSAQEAIGQQFEDLLLQSGRTNPLLKKLIALQEKGESLPSGEQRLHHKNGEQIPVFSSQMLQYNVAGEPELFRIDIDIRQRIILEQTLMKTRDCLSALMDNIDSIVFVADLDTQAIIFINQYGIEVLGDVIGDCQGNPLQTQITAPFACRSTLLDADSTPNGIHVWEQYVSDTGCWYECRDQAIQWLDGHLVRMQVATDITARKTAEHKLLLSDAVFNTTSEGIMVLDSEFRIQTVNPAFSHITGFSDTEARGMASPLLKAPELHLGEQDKAIHKAMSGIGRWEGEVWNQRKNGESYPEWVSINRAKDARDSNDFYVVLFQDITKRKEADEKILYQANFDALTGLPNRNLFAQRLRQATQDAADNHNDVALLFIGLGRFKRVNDSLGHNYGDMLLIEAAQRLRAAVKSNDTVGRLGGDEFSIILSDLRNPDKVQDIVEKILDSITRPYMLEDKKAYVAASIGITLHSSDGTDINTLMKNADTAMSIAKRQDNTYRFFTQDMDTEARLRHDLEIELRSALNTQQFVLYYQPIYDPFSGIQLSTEALVRWIHPEKGLIPPDHFIPLAEETQLIVPLGAQILFQACQDAANWPENEGIQPSVAVNISSQQLYRSDIIQTVKYALEVSGLPANRLDLEITESVLLSDDSAVMDTLLAIRDLGVGISIDDFGTGYSSLSYLKKFPVTKLKIDRSFIADITADTDDRTLVQAILAMAKGMGLTVVAEGVEDAEQLEFLREHRCDLVQGYFFSRPIPNEELHELLDLSFEISDIEDTEK, encoded by the coding sequence ATGGGCTATCGATCCAAACAATACAGCCTGAAAAAAATAATCTTGCTGACAATAGCAGGGCTAAGCACTTGTTCTACATTGCTAACGGCCCTGCTTTTACATTACAACTATGACGGCAAGCTGCTGCAGGAATTTCAAAGTAAAATTTCTACAGAAAGTCATAACGTCAGCCTGGGCCTGAGTAATAAACTCAACCAGGTAACTCACCAGCTAAAAGAAATCAGCCTGGATAATTCCATCCGGGTGACACTTATGCTGGAAGTTGACACACAACTCGAAGAACGTCTCGAAGCCTATCAGGGCTATCCGGAGAACACGGAGTTTTTCCTCTGGAATAACAAATCTAAAAGCATTGCCGCAGCAACGGACCCAGAACTTATCCCATTTGCCCAGGCCCTCATTAACGGAGAAGTCGGCGAAGGTCAGGCTAACCGCGGCGAAGCCGGGAAATTCCTGATTGGCTACATCCAGCCAATTAAACGTAAAGGCGAAATGCTTGGTAAAGGTGTCGCCATTTACACCTTTTCAGACGAGAGCATTAATACTCAACAATTTATGGCGGCCCCCGGCACAGCAGTACTGATTTCTGGTAAAGAAGATGATTTTTTCCTAAATTCAGGTGAGCCTGCGGTATTAGCACTACAGGAAAACAGTGCACCGGTAAGAAGCTATGATGCCTATCACAACACACCTACCGAACAGCTGACGCACGTCCAGCTCAACCGACAGGAAGGCATCTTATTACGCCTACCCAGCTTTAGTAATCTCTATTACTTTGCACCTAAACAAGAACTGCAACAGGCACAGATGGAAAGTACATTTATTTCCGTCGCGACAGGCCTGTTCTTTATTTGTCTGAGCATAATATTTGCGTTCTGGCTAACCCGCCGTATTGTACTGCCACTGCAAACCATTTCTGACATGGCTAAATCTCTGTCTGAAGGCAAAGCAGATACGCTTATACCTCACTCATCTCTGACTGAGCTCCACCAATTCACCCGCTCACTGGTGGAAATCATGTCAAACCTTAAACAGGCGGAAAACAAACTACGGATCAATGAACAACGTTTCCGCCAGCTGTTTGAGTCCACTGATGGCATTGCTGTTCAGGGCTACGACTCTGAACGTAAAGTTATTTTCTGGAACTCTGCCAGTGAAGAGCTATATGGTTACTCAGCACAAGAAGCAATTGGCCAGCAATTCGAGGACCTACTTTTACAATCCGGACGCACTAACCCATTACTCAAGAAACTGATAGCGCTTCAGGAAAAAGGTGAATCACTCCCCTCCGGCGAACAGCGACTACATCATAAAAATGGCGAACAAATACCCGTATTCTCCAGTCAGATGCTGCAATACAACGTCGCGGGTGAACCTGAACTATTCCGTATTGATATTGATATTCGCCAGCGCATTATTCTCGAACAAACCCTGATGAAAACCAGGGACTGCCTGAGCGCCCTGATGGATAATATCGACTCCATCGTTTTTGTTGCCGACCTCGACACCCAGGCGATCATCTTTATAAACCAGTACGGCATTGAAGTACTGGGAGACGTAATCGGTGATTGCCAGGGTAACCCTTTACAGACTCAGATTACGGCACCCTTTGCCTGTCGCAGCACCCTACTTGACGCAGACAGCACACCTAACGGTATCCATGTATGGGAGCAATATGTCAGTGATACCGGATGCTGGTATGAATGCCGTGACCAGGCAATCCAGTGGCTGGACGGACATTTGGTACGAATGCAGGTTGCCACAGATATTACCGCCCGAAAAACAGCCGAACACAAACTACTGCTGTCAGATGCGGTTTTCAACACCACCAGTGAAGGCATCATGGTACTTGATTCCGAATTCCGGATTCAGACCGTCAACCCAGCCTTCAGTCATATAACAGGTTTCAGTGATACAGAAGCCAGGGGTATGGCATCACCACTTCTGAAAGCGCCTGAATTGCACCTTGGCGAGCAAGATAAAGCTATCCATAAGGCGATGTCAGGCATCGGACGCTGGGAAGGTGAAGTCTGGAACCAGCGCAAGAACGGCGAGAGCTATCCTGAATGGGTATCTATAAACCGCGCTAAAGACGCACGTGACAGCAACGATTTTTACGTTGTACTGTTCCAGGATATAACCAAACGTAAAGAAGCTGACGAGAAGATCCTCTATCAGGCTAACTTTGACGCTCTGACGGGCCTGCCGAACAGAAACCTGTTTGCTCAGCGCTTACGTCAGGCAACACAGGACGCAGCTGATAATCATAACGATGTAGCACTGCTGTTTATCGGGCTGGGCCGCTTTAAACGCGTCAATGACAGCCTGGGTCACAACTATGGCGACATGCTTCTTATAGAGGCAGCACAGCGCCTGCGGGCAGCAGTTAAAAGTAATGATACGGTCGGCCGCCTTGGCGGCGATGAGTTCAGCATTATCCTTTCTGATCTGCGTAACCCGGATAAAGTACAGGATATTGTCGAAAAAATTCTCGACAGCATTACCCGCCCTTACATGCTCGAAGACAAAAAAGCATACGTTGCAGCAAGTATCGGTATTACCCTGCACTCCAGCGACGGCACTGATATCAATACGCTGATGAAAAATGCCGACACAGCGATGTCCATAGCCAAACGACAAGATAATACTTATCGCTTCTTCACACAGGATATGGATACTGAAGCACGCCTGCGTCACGACCTGGAAATCGAGCTTCGCAGCGCGCTTAATACCCAACAGTTTGTACTTTACTATCAGCCAATATACGATCCATTCAGCGGTATTCAGCTAAGTACAGAAGCACTTGTACGCTGGATTCATCCGGAAAAAGGCCTGATCCCACCAGATCACTTCATCCCATTGGCTGAAGAAACCCAGCTGATCGTTCCGCTGGGGGCACAGATCTTGTTCCAGGCATGCCAGGACGCAGCCAACTGGCCTGAAAACGAAGGCATTCAGCCAAGTGTCGCGGTAAATATTTCCAGCCAGCAACTTTATCGAAGCGACATTATTCAGACGGTGAAATATGCACTGGAAGTGAGCGGACTTCCTGCTAACCGACTGGATCTGGAAATTACTGAGAGCGTTCTGTTATCCGATGACAGCGCAGTAATGGACACCTTACTGGCAATTCGTGATCTGGGTGTTGGCATTTCCATTGATGACTTCGGCACCGGATACTCTTCCCTGAGTTATCTGAAGAAATTCCCGGTAACTAAGCTAAAGATCGACCGCTCCTTTATCGCCGACATTACCGCAGACACCGATGACAGAACCCTGGTACAGGCAATTCTGGCAATGGCTAAGGGGATGGGGCTGACTGTTGTAGCTGAAGGCGTGGAAGATGCTGAGCAACTTGAATTCCTCCGGGAGCACCGCTGTGATCTGGTACAGGGCTATTTCTTCAGCCGACCAATCCCTAACGAAGAACTGCATGAGTTGCTCGACCTGTCTTTTGAGATTAGCGATATCGAGGATACTGAAAAATAA